GACCGCACTTCGCCTACCGCCGTGAGCCGGACTCCCAACTGGGACCCGGCCTGCACGGAAGCCTGCGCAGCTCCTGGTAGTGCGGGCACGCTCCGCCAGCCCCGCCGCGGTGTTCCCCATCGCCGCCGTGGCCAGCATCACGAAGGCACGTGCCGCGTTGCGCCCCATGACCTTGCCGTACCGCTCCCCCGCCTGACGCAGTTCATTGAACGTGAGGGCCCTGTCCGAGGCCTCCACCAGTTGTCTGAAGCCGACGATGAGCCCCCAGAACGTGTCGATGCCCACGTAGGCGATGAGCGTGGCGGTCATCACCGCCGCGATTCCCTTGGAGATGGGCTCCGGCACCGCGAGCAGGACCATGTACGTGGTCCACGTCCACAGCACCGCGGCCATCATGGCTTCAGGGTCGGCCATGCCCTTGAAGGCATCCATCATCTCCGTGAGGACCACTCCCCGGGCCAGCGCCATGGCGAGCACGTAGCGGCCGTCACCATCCAGCCCCCAACGGCGTGATGCGCCGCTCGCGTGGCTCGAAGCGGTAGGTGCCACTGCGAGCTTCCATCTGGAACAACTCACGCGCGGCTTGCTGCGGACGGGAAGAAGGCCGGACGCGCCGGGCGCTGTCCTTGAGTGAGGCCCCGACTTCGTCCAACGCCACCACGCGGGCGTCCTGGCGAGGAACGAAGGTGGCCTTCCGGCCCGCGCCCATGTCCAACGTCACCACCGGCCGGACACCGCCACATCCGGACAGCACGACCAGCAGAAAGACCCACCACCCACGAGCAAGCATTCGGAGCCCTCTCCCGGATGCTTAGCCTGAACCAGACAAGGGCGGAATGCGTGTCCTCTTACGCGTGGCGCCAGCGCGAAGACAGCACCGTCAGCGCCACGAGCGCACTGCCCGCTCCCGCGAGCGCCATCAGGGGCCGGCGCAGCCGCGCGCCCAGCGCCTCCAGTGCTCCGGCCGTGATCTCCCGGCTCGTGCGCCGCACCAGGTCCTGGTTGCGTGGCGACTCCCGCCAGCGGAGCGCATCCTGCGCGAGCGCGCTCCCCGCGCCCCGGACGGTCGCCGCAGCGGTGCGCTCGGCCAGGGCCGCCAGGGATGCGCCCAGCGCTTCCGCGGAGGCCTTGGGATTCGTCACCAGCTCCTCGTGAAGGCCCGCCGCCAATCCCCGCACCAGCCCCTGCCCCGCTCGCTCCACCAGTTCGACCAACACGCCGGAGTCCTCGCGCAGCTTGGACTCGACTCCCAGCACCAGCCCCCGGCCCACCTTCGCGGCCACTTCCTCCCCCAACGGCACCACGCCGCGCGCGTCCTCCAGGATGGCTGGCAGGGAGTCGTGCAACTGCTCCGTGGCCGCCTTCACCACGCCCCGAGCCATCGCCTGGGCGCGCTCGCCCGGTGTGCGGATCTCATCCGTGCGGGAATGGGCGAATGACACCACTTCATCGAAGAGGTGGTTGAGCCTCACCACGAAGCCGTGGAGCGGCAGGCCCCCGTCGTTCCACTCCTTCTCCAACGCCTTTAGAGCCCCCTCCATGGCCGCCCCTGCCAGAACCTCGGTCGCTTCCGCCGGCGCTCCCGGTTCTCGCTCGGCGGCTTCGTGCACCATGCGGCTCAGCACCGTGAGCAGGTCCTGGAGCAAGGTGTTCAACTGACCGTCCGCGCCGGGGACCTCCTCGCGGATTCCGTCGGCTGTGCCGCGCACCACACCGGTCGCGATCTCGGCCGCCATCACGCGCTGCAGCGACACGGTCAGGTTGCGCAGCGCCTCGATGGGTCCCGTGCGGCCCGTGACTCCCATCGGCACACCCGTCCTTCCACAGGAGGTTCCCCTTGAGGATGAGAACCCCGGTGCGCCCGGGCAACGACCTCCCGCCACGCCCTCCGCACGACAGGCCGCTCGCCCTCCGGTTGTCCGTCGCCCGCCGCGTCCCCAACCCTTACGCGCAAAGACAAACACCGGAGCGTGCCCGCATGGCGACGAAGCCCGCGAAGAAGAAGCAGCCCAACATCCTGGTCATCTTCGGAGACGACATCGGCTACTGGAACCTCAGCGCCTACAACCTGGGCGTCATGGGCTACCGCACGCCGAACATCGACCGGCTGGCGAAGGAGGGCGCGCTCTTCACCGACTACTACGCCCAGCAGAGCTGCACCGCCGGCCGCGCGGCCTTCATCACCGGCCAGTGCCCCTTCCGCACCGGCCTCACCAAGGTCGGCATGCCGGGCGCGAAGGTGGGGCTCCAGGCCGAGGACCCGACCATCGCGGACCTGCTGAAGCCCCTGGGCTACCGCACCGGCCAGTTCGGCAAGAACCACCTCGGGGACCGCGACGAATACCTGCCCACCGTGCACGGCTTCGACGAGTTCTTCGGCAACCTCTACCACCTCAACGCGGAGGAGGAGCCGGAGAACGTGGACTACCCCAAGGACCCCGCGTTCCGGCAGCGCTTCGGTCCGCGCGGCGTGCTCAGGAGCAAGGCGGACGGCCAGGGCGGACAGACGGTGCAGGACACCGGCCCGCTCAACAAGAAGCGCATGGAGACCGTGGACGAGGAGTTCCTGGACGCGACCCTGGACTTCATCGACCGCACGCAGCAGGAGCAGAAGCCCTTCTTCATCTGGTTCAACACCACCCGCATGCACATCCACACGCACTTGAGGAAGGAGTCCCAGGGCAAGACGGGCTTCGGGCTCTTCCCGGACGGCATGGTGGAGCACGACGGACACGTGGGGCGGCTGCTCGACAAGCTGGACCAATTGGGCATCGCGGACGACACCCTCGTCGTCTACAGCACGGACAACGGCGCGATGACCAGCATGTGGCCGGATGGCGGCATGACGCCCTTCCGCGGCGAGAAGGACACCAACTGGGAGGGCGCGTTCCGGGCCCCCTGCCTCGTGCGCTGGCCCGGCGTGGTGAAGCCCGGCACGCAGATCAACGAGCTGTTCTCCTCCGAGGACTGGCTGCCCACGCTGGTCGCCGCCGCGGGCGAGCCGGACATCGTGCGGAAGCTGCTCGACGGCCATGACGCGGGCGACAAGCACTTCAAGGTCCACCTGGACGGCTATGAGCAGACGGCGCTGCTGTCCGGCCAGTCCCGGGAGTCCAAGCGCGAGGAGTTCTTCTACTTCGGCGACGACGGCGAGCTGGTCGCCATGCGCTACAGGCGCTTCAAGCTCGTCTTCGAGGAGCAGACCGCCAGGGGCATCGAGGTGTGGGCGCATCCCTTCAGCAGCCGCCGCGTCCCGCTCATCATCGACCTGCGCGCGGATCCGCTGGAGCGCTCCATGGATTCCGTCGGCTACTCCGCCTGGATGCTGGACCGCGCCTTCGTCCTGGTGCCCGCGCAGGCCCTGGTGGGCCGGTTCCTGGCCACCTTCCAGGAGTTCCCCTCGCGCCAGCACCCGGCCAGCTTCTCCATCGACCAGGTGATGGCGAAGATGGAGAACGGCGCCGCCCCCGTCCACTGAAGGGCGGTGTCTCCCATCCATCGTCGCGAGCAAACACGCCTTGTGCGTGCCGGGAGCATGAGGCATCCAGGGCCTCTTCCCGGAACCTCGCGACATGACCGACACCCCGTCCCCTGACGCCGCCCCTCGCAGCAGACGCTGGCGCCGCGTCGCCCTGTGGGCCCTGGTGGCGGTGGCGGTGCTGGAGGTCGCCATCAACGTCGCGCTCAACACGGGCGTCACCCAGGCCATCATGGGCCGAGGGACGGACCGCACACACCTCACGTGGCAGCGCGCGTGGTGGCTGTACCCCGTGGGCCGGCTCCACCTGAAGGGCTTCACCCTCACCCAGCAGGACTCGGACGTCTGGTGGAAGGTGGAGGTGGAAGAGCTGGAGGCGGGCATGTCGCTCACGGGCCTGCTGCGCAAGCGCGTGGACGTGGACGGCATCGACGGGCACGGCGCCCGCTTCCACCTGGAGCCGTCCAGCGCCCCCGAAGAGCCGTCCAGCCCGGACAGCAAGCCCTGGGTCATCCACCTCCAGGACGTCACGCTGCACGAGGTGCGCGAGCTGGACTTCAGCCGCGTGCGCTTCACGGGCGCGCTGGACGTCACCGGCATGCTCAACCTCCAGTCCCGCGAACGCATCCAGGTGGACCTGCCGTCGGTGCGCGTGGCCGAGGGCTTCATCGAAGTGGACGGCAAACGCGTGGCGCGGCTGGAGTCGCTCGACTCGCGCGCCCGGCTGGACGCGCCCTTCCAGGCCGACAAGGGCTACGACCTGTCCAAGGCCCTGGGCGGCCAGGTGAAGACGCGCATCGACGTGCTGCCCCTGGATTGGATCAACGACCTGCTGGGCGCGAGCGCCCCCGTGTCGCTGCGCGGCGGCGCGGGACGGGTGGACCTGGACGTGCGCATGGAGCGCAACACGCTGGAGCCGGGCAGCCAGCTCAAGGCCTCCGGTGAGGCGCTGGACCTGCGCGCGGGCCCCATGCGCGCCCAGGCGCCGTGGAGCCTCCAGGCGTCCATGGCCCCGGAGACGGAGGGACAGCCGTCAGGCTCGCTGCGGCTGGCCTTCGCGCCCGTGCACCTGGCGGGCCCCAAGGGCTACGACCTGGACATCCCGGAGATCGCCCTCGGCGTGCAGGCCCGGCGGCGGGAAGGTCAGCCGGGCCTGGAGCTGGAGCCCGAGCTGCGCGTGGCGAAGAGCAAGCCCCTGGACCTGCGCGTGCTCAATCCGTGGCTGGGAAAGACGCTGGAGATCGACTCCGGCCACGTGACGGTGCGCAGCGAGGAGCCCTCCAAGAAGGGCGCGAAGGCGCGCAACGCCCTGGAGCTGCGCATGGACACGGACCTCGTCTCCGGGACCATGGGGCCCAACAAGGTCCTCCTGCGCGCGGAGGTGGAGGTGGATGCGCGGCACCTGTCCTGGGACATGACGGAGCTGGGCCTGAGCGGGACGACGCTGCGGCTGCGGGACGTGTCCTCCAACGGCAACGTGCCCATCCGCGCCTGGAGCGGGAACTTCACCCTGCCGCGCGCCAGCCTCTCCCTGTCCCCCACGGTGCTGAAGGCGCGCTTCACCAGCCAGCTCACCGACACGCAGCCCATCGTCGCGCTGATCACCTCGTCCAAGAAGCTGCCCGGCTTCCTCACGTCCCTGCTCAACATCCCGAAGGTGGAGGTGACGGGGCAGGTGCAGATCGACGAGCGCGGGCTCCAGCTGCGCGAGCTGAAGGCGAAGGGCGAGGGCTTCTCGATGGAAGGCCACCTGGACCTGGTGCAGGGCAACATCACGGGCGCCCTGCTGACGTCGCTGGGCGCGGTGACGGGCGGCATCGAACTGCGGCCCGGCGGCAAGCACGACCTGCACCTGCTGAAGGCGACGGACTGGTTCAAGCGCCAGCCGGTGCCCCCGTTCCGGTAGGTCTCACGTAGGCCGACACCGCGCCCAGCAGCACGTCCAGGTCCACGGGCTTCTCCAGGAAGCCGTCCACGCCCAGCGCGTTCATCGCCCGGGCGCCCGCGTCCTGCGAGTACAGGACGATGACCGGGATGGAGGCGAGCGCCGGGTCCTCCAGCTGCCTCAAGCGGAAGGACCAGGCGTTCATCCCCGGCATCATCAAATCCAGCAGGATGAGCGCCGGGCGCAGGCCCTGATGCAGCAGGCGCAGCGCCTCGAAGCCGTTGCGCGCCAGCGCCACCTCGTGCCCGTCCAGCTCCAGCGCTTCCTTGTAGGCCCGGAGCAGGTCCAGGTCGTCATCCACCACCAGGATGCAGTTCCACCAGCGCATGCGCCGCACACTCCCGAAGGGTCCCTTTCCCTCCAGGGTGTCAACGCGTTGGCGGCACCACCTCGTCCTGCGGTGGGGGGAAGGTGTTTTGCGTGCCCTCGGACGCACAACCGTGCGACAAGGCGGGCCGCTGCGACCCCCTTCGGAGGACGACATGGCGGAGATGACCTACCGGACGGCGCTGGTGACTGGCGCCTCGAGCGGCCTGGGACGTGGACTGGCCCTGTGGTTGGCGAAGCAAGGCGTGCGCGTCTTCGCGACGGGCCGGCGGCTTTCGCACCTGCAGGCCCTCGCCGCGGAGGCGCAGGCCGCGGGCGCCGTGGTGGAGCCCGTCGTCATGGACGTCAGCGCCGTGGAGCCCTCCCAGGAGCGCATCCGCGCCATCGACGCGGAGTGTGGCGGGTTGGACCTGGTGGTGGCCAACGCCGGCATCGGCGGCCCCACGCACGGCAAGCGCATGGACTGGGAGCGCGCGCGCTCCATCATCGACACCAACGTCACCGGCGCCGCCGCCACGCTGTGCGCGGTGCTGCCCCAGATGGTGGAGCGCCGCCGGGGCCACATCGTCGGCGTGTCCAGCCTCGCGGGGATGCGGGGGCTCGCCGGCCACGCCGCCTACTCGGCGTCCAAGGCCTTCCTCGCCACCTTCCTGGAGAGCCTGCGCGTGGACCTGAAGGGCACCGGCGTCCAGGTGACGTGCGTCTACCCGGGCTTCGTGAAGAGCGAGCTCACCGCGAAGAACACCTTCCCCATGCCCTTCCTCATGGAGACCGAGGACGCGGTGGAGCGCATGGGCCGCGCCATCTTCGCGGGCGCCGCGGAGGTGAGCTTCCCCTGGCAGCTGTCCACGCCCATGCGCGTGCTGAAGGTCATGCCCAATCCACTGTTCGACGCCACCGCGCGCCGGTTGAAGTGAGAAGAGGCCCTCCATGACGACCCCGTCCTTCGCACAGCGCTTCCAGCAGCTCGCCGACGAGCGCTCCCCCTTCTGCCTGGGCCTGGACCCGTCGCGCGACGTGCTCGCCCGCTGGAACCTGCCGGACACGGCGCAGGGCCTGTCCGACTTCTGCGACCGGATGGCGGACGCGGCCGGCGGGACGCTCGCGGTGGTGAAGCCCCAGAGCGCCTTCTTCGAGCGCCACGGCCCAGAAGGGCTCGTCGTGCTCCAGCGCGTGCTCAAGCGCTTTTCCGCCGCGGGCACCCTCACGCTGCTGGACGTGAAGCGCGGCGACATCGGGTCCACCATGGACGCCTACGCGGAATCGCTGTTCGGCCAGGGCAGCGCGTACGACGTGGACGCCGCCACGTTCACCGCGTACCTGGGCCTGGGCGCGCTGGCGAAGACGGTGGAGCGCGCGCGGGCCCACGGGGCCTGCGCCTTCGTGGTGGTGCGCTCGTCCAACCCGGAAGGCGTGCCCGTGCAGAACGCCGTGGCCAGCGACGGCCGCACCGTGGCCCAGGCCGTGGCGGACGGCCTGCGTGAGCTGAACGAGAAGGCCGGCCCCGGCGTGCTGCCCGCGGGCGCGGTGATGGGCGCCACGCTGCCCCCGGCCGACCGCGACGTGGTGGAGCGGCTGGGAAGCGCGCTGCTGCTCACGCCGGGCATCGGCTCGCAGGGCGCGGGCTTCAATGACTTGCCCAAGCTCTTCTCCGGCCGCGAGCGACAGGTGATTCCCACCGCCGCGCGCTCCGTGCTGGAGGCCGGGCCGGACGTGGCCGCGCTGAGGAAGGCCCTGGAAGCACATCAGGCGCCCTCGCGTGCGTTCCGCGAAGGCGCCTGAAGGGCACTGCGTCTGAGATGCGGCGCGCGGGCTACTGCGCGCCCATCATGAACTGATCCACGCCGACCTGGTTCTTGTCGGGCACGGCCTCCTTCGGCTCCGTGCCCTTCTTGAAGAACATCAGCTCGGCACCCTTCGCGCCGGGGCTGGACACCTTGCCCGTCTTCTTGTCGATGTAGAGCCGCGCCAGCTGCATGGACTGCCAGGGGTAGAACTCCGACTGGGGCCGGCCCTCCAGCGCGCGCTTCATGTAGTTGAGCCAGATGGGCAGCGCCGCGCGGCCACCCGTCTCGTAGCGGCCCAGCGGGTGCGGGTTCAGGTCGTAGCCCACCCACGCCACCGTCACCAGGTCCTTGGTGTAGGCCGCGAACCACGCGTCGAAGGAGTCGTTCGTCGTGCCCGTCTTGCCCGCAGCCGGCTTGCCCAGCTTCTGCGCGGGACCGCCGGTGCCCTGGAGCACCACGCCGCGAAGCAGGTGCGTGAGGATGAAGCCCGTCTCCGCGCTCATCACCTGCTCGCCCGGCTCGAAGAGGCGCGCGTAGCCCGCGGCCACGCGGTCCTGGAGCGGGGCCCACGCGTCGTCGAACGCCGTGTGGTCCTCTAGCGTGCGGCCGAAGCGGTCCTCCACCTTGCGGATGAAGTACGTGGGCTTCTTGCGGCCGTAGCGGTTGAAGGTCGCGTACGCGCTGGCCAGGTCGAACGGGTACACGCAGGAGGAGCCCAGCGCCGCGGAGAAGTCCATGTTCATGGGCGTCGTCAGGCCCAGCTTCTTGGACCACTCCGCCATGTTGTGCACGCCCACCGCGCCGAACGTCTTCACCGCGGGGATGTTCATGGAGTTCACCAGCGCCGTGCGCAGGAGCACATCACCCACGAACTCCTCGCTGTAGTTGGCCGGCTTCCACGACACCTTGTTGTCCGGGTCGTGCTCCACGATGGGCGAGTCCACGATGATGGTGGCCTCCGTCCAGTCCAGCTGCTCCAGCGCCGCCGAGTACACGAACGGCTTGAAGGACGACCCCGGCTGGCGGCACGCCTGGAAGGCGCGGTTGAACTCGTTGTCGTCGAAGTCGTAACCGCCCACCATCGCGGTGAGGTACTGGCGATGCGGGTCGATGGACACGAGCGCGCTCTGCGCCTCCGGCGTCTGCTCCAGCCGGAAGAGCTTCACGCCCTCGTCGGGGATGTCCTCCGCCAGCTTCTTGTCCCACTGCTCCTTGTCGTCCGTGAGCTCCTTCTTCAC
The sequence above is drawn from the Corallococcus sp. NCRR genome and encodes:
- a CDS encoding arylsulfatase → MATKPAKKKQPNILVIFGDDIGYWNLSAYNLGVMGYRTPNIDRLAKEGALFTDYYAQQSCTAGRAAFITGQCPFRTGLTKVGMPGAKVGLQAEDPTIADLLKPLGYRTGQFGKNHLGDRDEYLPTVHGFDEFFGNLYHLNAEEEPENVDYPKDPAFRQRFGPRGVLRSKADGQGGQTVQDTGPLNKKRMETVDEEFLDATLDFIDRTQQEQKPFFIWFNTTRMHIHTHLRKESQGKTGFGLFPDGMVEHDGHVGRLLDKLDQLGIADDTLVVYSTDNGAMTSMWPDGGMTPFRGEKDTNWEGAFRAPCLVRWPGVVKPGTQINELFSSEDWLPTLVAAAGEPDIVRKLLDGHDAGDKHFKVHLDGYEQTALLSGQSRESKREEFFYFGDDGELVAMRYRRFKLVFEEQTARGIEVWAHPFSSRRVPLIIDLRADPLERSMDSVGYSAWMLDRAFVLVPAQALVGRFLATFQEFPSRQHPASFSIDQVMAKMENGAAPVH
- a CDS encoding response regulator — translated: MRWWNCILVVDDDLDLLRAYKEALELDGHEVALARNGFEALRLLHQGLRPALILLDLMMPGMNAWSFRLRQLEDPALASIPVIVLYSQDAGARAMNALGVDGFLEKPVDLDVLLGAVSAYVRPTGTGAPAGA
- a CDS encoding SDR family NAD(P)-dependent oxidoreductase is translated as MAEMTYRTALVTGASSGLGRGLALWLAKQGVRVFATGRRLSHLQALAAEAQAAGAVVEPVVMDVSAVEPSQERIRAIDAECGGLDLVVANAGIGGPTHGKRMDWERARSIIDTNVTGAAATLCAVLPQMVERRRGHIVGVSSLAGMRGLAGHAAYSASKAFLATFLESLRVDLKGTGVQVTCVYPGFVKSELTAKNTFPMPFLMETEDAVERMGRAIFAGAAEVSFPWQLSTPMRVLKVMPNPLFDATARRLK
- the pyrF gene encoding orotidine-5'-phosphate decarboxylase is translated as MTTPSFAQRFQQLADERSPFCLGLDPSRDVLARWNLPDTAQGLSDFCDRMADAAGGTLAVVKPQSAFFERHGPEGLVVLQRVLKRFSAAGTLTLLDVKRGDIGSTMDAYAESLFGQGSAYDVDAATFTAYLGLGALAKTVERARAHGACAFVVVRSSNPEGVPVQNAVASDGRTVAQAVADGLRELNEKAGPGVLPAGAVMGATLPPADRDVVERLGSALLLTPGIGSQGAGFNDLPKLFSGRERQVIPTAARSVLEAGPDVAALRKALEAHQAPSRAFREGA